Sequence from the Zeugodacus cucurbitae isolate PBARC_wt_2022May chromosome 2, idZeuCucr1.2, whole genome shotgun sequence genome:
ctaagaccggaagtcgtgagctgcttgagccacatgtaaaagaatcgttcctggccactcccaagtgaatgacagtcagaaactttcctcacttacgtgaacttctacatatgactccatcctacGGGTTATATACaccacttttaatttttaataccaaTTTGAGCGCAGCCCTTCTACACCATTTTTACCGTAACATTTAAGGTTTcttgtgtttttccttactaaattacagaacttttagtagttttcaacactacctttgtatggaaggaaAACGTggtataatccgatttcatccattttcataGTACATATTAAAATGCCTACAGGAAATTAAACCAAGAATTTTAGTTGGTACAGAGCCttagtagtttatgagatatatacAGAAAACATAAAGGGAGCGGGGCAGcgtccacttttccaaaaaaatttcttataaatatgttcctccctagtgtgatcctctgCTTTATAGGTTACgcccattttgtggacgtggcagtggtccgatttctacCCGCTTACAATGCCAACATTTTTATGGTATCAAAGAATACGTGTATTAAGTTTCATCATGATATCACATTTTTtcctcaagttatcgcttggacGGAGAGACGACATCCAGATTTGAACTCTACTTGTCACCGtggtcactttggtatacataaccctataaccatagttttaggacttacaaacaactggtatgtggacaaaactattataatctgtgcaacatgttgcgagaatataaaaaagcaaaatatagtAAGTTGGTAGTCGGGCAAAATTTTACCCGCAGCCCTTCtgatctttaaataaaataattaaagatttcCCTATTCCCCTATATAATCAGGACCCAGAATGAAGAGAATTGTCAAATCGAAAATGGAAATGTACAACATAATGAACCAAATTAaacaatgtgcagataaaatatcacaatgaacataattcttaaaatcgCCATCTATAAAATTATCCAATATCATaaggcatatttataattaaaattatttatttgtatctttatattaaaacccaaaaaagctaactgtaaacgaatgCTGTAATCTTGTATTCATTTTTGATACGATAACtattaaaattttccatactcTGTTATTTTCAGAGACATGCGCCTGatataagttttaataaaaGGAATAATCGGTCACGTTTAATAGGCTTGAAGCAATTGCCTCCTCCCTATCCAAATGGCTGGTACTGTATTTTAGAATCATCATTATTAAAACCAGAGAGCAGTAGATATGTTTCTTGCCTCGGAGAACATTTCGCTATTTTTCGGAACATTGACGGGGAAGTAAGCGTATTAAATGCTTATTGTCCTCATCTTGGTGCAAATATGGCAATTGGTGGGCGAATAAATGGTGATAATATTGAGTGTCCTTTTCATCAGTGGAGCTTTAGGGGCAGTGATGGATCATGTGCAAATATTCCTTATAGCTGTGGCGgcaagtattatatatatgtataacttccAACCGTAATATTTAACGCAagctgtttaaattttttctcctTCAGATTTGTAAAAGTATAGAACAATATACTTAAatttaggtatatgagagctagaccAAAGACAGAACcgactttatttgtttttgaccAAAAAATGTCGCCATTAattcattgaaatattaaatatattggcCAGAATAtgtaaaatcattatatatcatTTATTTACCGGACTGAACATCACTACGTCTATGATAATccgtttacttaattttactacGATATCTTATATACTGaccgatatatacatatgtgtatgataAAGTCAATCGGAAGTTCGAGAGGCGCTTATTATGAGGgaatatgttcacttaatttcattaatatatcttacAAATTGACTGATATTGTACTTTTGATAATGTACTGCTTCATACTCATATTTTATTCTAAGCAAATTTATTCCAGATAAAACGGTCAGTCTGtggtatgttttaataaaactcGGTGAAGACGAATGTATTTAAAAACCATTAATTTATACATGGTTATTTATACACGATACTAAATTGGATATTGACATTTCAGATCGTAAGGGAATTAAAGTTCGAAAATGGATATGCCGCGAAATAAATGACAACATTTTCATTTGGTATCATtcggaaagtgaaaaaattctatgggagctgcctttatttacttcAATTGAAAACAAGGAATTAGTTTTCCAAGGTAGCAATGAGTTTTACGTTGACTGTCATATTCAAGGTAAGAGCAAAAGTAACGCTAAGACTATATATAAATCACCATTATCTAATAGTATTCGTTTTCGGTCCATAAATTCCTTAGGCTCCACATTCTGGTTACGACTCTCCAAACgcctgaaattttaaattgtacaatcaccgttattttttgaacacaccacgtatttTAGTGAGTCCATACCATGCTATATCCATCGTAGTGTGATCTAGTGAGACAATATTGATTGAGAAAGTCAGCGCTTTCGCGTtttggctctcacgtcactgtttaCGAGCACAACTTTCATAGACAATTTCGTCTACTTTGTagtcagcatcaacaacaccaaccagccatgaaatccaacgcagtatAACTTTGGCAATCAGGCGctgctttggactgagtaggcatttgaaaagtaaagtaacTCTTCAAGTTCGCTCCTTATTCctgtcctgatttatggtgcagatgcgtggacgatgccaacatctaatgagacgacactaggagttttcgaaagaaagggcACGGCGAATACCTCAGACGATAAAACGATAAGCTGTAGAGTCATAGGACGTCATTGAGATATTTCATGTCACTTCACTGCCATTTAGCAGGTTAGAGAAATGTGCCCTCCATAAACTCAAAATGCCCTGGACAGCGGTCAACAGATTACCTTTTTGGTTTCTACATGAGTATGTTCTTAGCCTTGtcaaaatccaattgtttctGCTGCAGCGGTACGTAGTGAGTTTGAGAtaccgttccacagttccccgCGTCCTTAAGAGTGTAGTGAAATCGCGTTCCTCAATAGTATTCAATCACATCATGCAATAATCCCAGCAATCcccatttgttgtttttagaatttaaaatattaaaacaaatagtaACAGAGTAAAGCCATTGTTTTCCGAATGATATACATATGCGATACATCTAAAAGAACATTACgaataataaagaataattgATAACATCAGttgcaaatacaatattttagtttgtatgaaaattataaaacatccattaaattaaataatgtaaaattataataatatgattGTCTCATTTCAGAAATACCCGAGAATGGCGCTGACTTAGCCCACTTTTCAGCAGTACATCAAACGTGTTTATTTTCGAGTGGACAAAATCCTGATAAAAGtttgtttcttaaatatgtGCAACATCACTGGAAGGCCGCGTAAGTTTTAAATGTTatagcatataaatataagcaATTTTAAAGCTTagataaatattatgtatacatatttttaatgtacGTAAGTATATTGttggttatgttgaaaaatactaaaactcGTGTATGGTATATTACAGTGGGAGTAGAACCACCAGCTTTTCTGGAACAAATTGTaattcaatatataataaaaattaagcacCGCTCACTTGAAAAtccgaaatcggatcacaactcttcaaggccccagatgtcTATGCCTGACTTCCTACCGCAAATACcaataaatctctcaaatattttaatgacttTATTTGGGGCTCTTATCCTAATAATGTGTCCTAATGTTACGAATTAATAAAATCGGATCCAATATCCCTTATATAAGGATTTCAAACGTCCAGTTGTATTTATAaagtataaacaaacaaacaaattaccaacttccatataatatatacagtcaGTCAAACATATAGATACATAGATattcgtaaaaaaatatttcaggaactactcgacgaaTGCCAATGAAATTCAGACCATTACATTTTTTGGCATCCCAATggtataatttgaaaatgggtaaaatcaatttataaccacacctacttcccacatagcacaaatttgaaatcaatctgttttgtttactttacactCCATAatttaagcactagtgaagatatcggaacagaacattGCACATTTGTAGTTTTTACCATAAGATTTGAAGGCCCCAGATACCGATACCcgtatgaggacctcagtgcttcttactaattttttaccgaaaatatagaaaaatctctcagatattctaaataaattcagAACAGATATGTGTGATATTTTGTCTTTGtgtcgaaaatgggcaaaatcgggtcaTTACTTACTCTAGCCCCCAGTACCGATGGACTTTATacagtatatatcggttaatatgtgagaaatCATGctcaaatttattcataaacaataaaatatttaattactgattattctcattattttaattttttttcacattatacAGTTTCAGTTCGTTAACATACAAATGAACGTGTAGAAGTTACTAAAACTATGACTTGTATAGAATTATATAACATATGTAGTTATGTTTATTCAAAGccctattttaatataattgctAATATTTTGCCCGTTATTTATTTCCAGATGGAGTATTTTATCATCATCAAAAAGCCATATCGCAACACTCCATTTAACACATCATCTCcagttgttttttaaatatcagcTGATTCAAGTAGATATAAAAGCTAGACAGGTAATATGACAGCATTAAActttcatatttattcaaataaagtAATCCCCGCTAAAGTGCCCCTTCGATTCACGTCCCTAGTGAAATTCTCTAATAAAATgagtatattttcgatttttcaggttttcctacttttccggctttccgataatttttaattcttagctGAAATGAGCATAGagttaattttcctaatttccctaaatttcgagattttctgtaattttgtaaaaattgatcaaactcaaactttaaatgtagCGCCTTTTAAACGCTAGCGCCAAACTTGTATTTTTGTAATGTAACTGTTGGTAATACATGAAGTTGTCTCCCTAGCCGAAGAAACAGACAGCAGATAGGGGGATAATAGTATTGTACACTattgtaaacatatatgtaccccACGTGTTtctcattatactctcgcaacaaagcaacaaaagaaactattatagttttgttcacataacggttgtttgtaagtcctaaaactaagcgagtaaagttcaaatccggatgtctgtctgtccgtccgtgtaagctataacttgagtaaaaattgagataacttggaacacgtgttccttggcactataagaaggttaagttcgaagatggaatcggaccactgccacgcccacaaaatggcgataaccgaaaacacataaagagctacaACAAAGCCATACATTTTGCTATGAgcttaaaatttggtacaaacgattgtcctaggaaggggcatatttggatgtaacttttttgggaagtggtcGTGGCCACGCtccatactaagttttttgtttatacttatctcgtaaactactaaagctatatcaacgaaactttcaggagtcgtttttctcaggtatttccttatatagtccaaaaatggagaaaatgagattataactacgcccacctcccatacaaagtttatgttgagaactactaaaaatgctataattcagtaaggaaaagcaacagaagccttaaatttcattataaagtaggcacagaagagctgcattcaaaattgtaaacaaaattttaaatgggcgtggttccgcccatttatgggtcaaaaaccatatttcccttgcatcccaattatatgttgtgaaaataggccaaatcggttcacaaccacgcctacttcccatataccagaactttgaagccaatctgaatggtttactttacaatatataaaggaagcaccagtgcagatatcggaatagaactttgcacaaatactaaatttataatgtggcatcgctcttctaaaaatcgccaaaatcggaccataagtattcaaggcctcatacatcgaatatgaggaccttagagcttcgaataaattttttaacgaaaatataggtgaatctctcagatattttgaataaattcagaggggatatttttcttctaatataatgtctccgtgcctaaaatacgtgaaatcgggtcataacttcacctaactcccatatacttaactttcaatggacatatatatgccgaatatgtgggtcaaattgtttgtgataattttatttaataacgtgttgcatttgtttatgtacatatcgTGTACGTAACataatttaccaaataaaataataatttacttacgtGATGACATAATGTACACAAAATATAGTATCACTATAGTGTACAAAAGCTctacaacaatgtttttattaattctattaacactttagatttgttttttttaacacaagaccatagcagcaacacaagtcaaatgaaatatttaaataaataaatttccgtttaatattcatttataaaataaatataaaaaactctcaatatcgtctgtcgcgagggcacaaacgaatgcccatgcaaagactgcgtatgcttatgcaaagtgccacagccatgcgcgatgttcattcgctgctggttcgacaacgactgaatgatagagcgtaagcgtacgtgtgacttgagtcggcacaattgtgtaccagtggtcggcacgagaggaattgtgattGTGTAAGTGAGcacgaaataatgaatacccagtgagaactctgtagccTAACATTTTAATACACaatcacaattcctctcgtgccgaccactggtatacatatatgtaggtatgtaatctcgtctgtcgcgagagtacgaacgaatgcccatgcaaagagcgcgtatagtatacatatattataagaatacacgcggAGTATATCTGTATAAAATCTCATCTGTCACGAGAACagctgaaaataatataatatgtataaagtcCATCGACTGTACCAATttttgatacagagacacactattagaagaaaaagaattCTCTGgattacattaaatttattgatgtattatgttttcaacataacctttgtatgggtggtttgcgtggttactatccgatttcacccattttcatggtgtatgattGGATGCTAAAGCAAATGTGTCCagctattttgtttatatagcttatttagttttcgagataaatatatacaaaaaacctatttcgaaaaaaaattacgtGTACATATTTCCCTGCCCGTTGCCATCCTGTGTACAAAATCTGATTTTCAGAGCTTTATTTGTGGTTTAGTTATGGCTCTTTATAGCATTTCCTTTAAGGCCATTTTTTGGACATGattgatcattttgataaacatatttatagggTTATATCacgttttttattataattttgaaactttatttcatttttgtagaTTGGTCCTTCTTTCGTACATATGGATTTGAACTCGTCGGTATTTGGGCATATTGAAATTCTGCAAACTGTAACTCCAATTGAACCACTTGTACAAAAAGTTTCTCATAGGTTCTATGCAAGCAGAGCCCTGGGCCCTATTATAAAGATATTGATATTCGCCGAAAGTGTTATGgtaacattttcatatatttattttttttttaatcttattaaaactattttttcgaatCACTTACAGTTTGAAAGAGACATGGCTATCTGGAACCATAAATTATTTCGAAGCACGCCATTGTTAGTAAAAGAAGATATtggcataaaaaaatttagaatgtggTTCTCGCAATTCTATACAGAAAACAGCAAGTCCTTTATTGACGCACGAAAAATACTGGActggtaaaatattttataattttttttattacatgtactaaactaaaatttttcaataaacagaACAGTTACCTAAAAAGTTTTTAATCAAGctatatttattctttttttatatataatactaataactattactaataataatgtatgtatgtgattggcgttgcaaccgtttagccggttatagccgaatcgacgatagtgcgccatctctctctctccttcgcagttcggcgccagttggagttcccaagtgtaaccaggtcgctctccacctggtccctccaacggagtggaggccttccccttcctcggcttcctccggcgggtactgcatcgaacactttcagggctggagtgttttcgtccattcggacaacatgacctatccagcgtagccgctgtctttttattcgctgaactatgtcaatgttgtcgtataactcgtacagctcatcgttccatcgtctgcggtattcgccgttgccaatgttcttaggaccataaatcttgcgcaaaattttcctctcgaaaactcctagtgtcgtctcatctgatgttgacatcgtccaagcttctgcactgtagagcaggacgggaatgataaccgacttgtagagcttgattttggttcgtcgagagaggactttactgttcaattgcctactcagtccaaagaagcacctgttggcaagagttattctgcgctggatttcgaggctgacattgttcgtattgttgatgctggttcccaggtatacgaaattatcgacgacctcgaagttatgactgtcaacagtgacgtgggagccaagacgcgaatgcgccgagtgtttgtttgatgacaggagatatttcgtcttgtcctcattcacctccagacccattcgcttcgcctccttatccatgcgggaaaaagcagaacaaacggcgcggttgttgcttccgatgatatcaatatcatcggcgtacgccaggacctgtacactcttgtagaagattgtaccttctcggtttagctctgcagctcttataattttttccagcatcaggttaaagaagtcgcacgatagtgagtcaccttgtctaaaacctcgtttggtatcgaacggctcggagaggtccttcccaatcatgacggagcttttggtgtagctcaacgtcaatttacacagccgtattagttttgcggggataccaaattcagacatcgcggcgtaaaggcagctcctttttgtgctgtcgaaagcagctttaaaatcgacaaaaaggtggtgtgtgtcgatcctcttttcacgggtcttctccaagatttggcgcatggtgaatatctggtcagttgtcgattttccaggtctaaagccacactgataaggtccaatcagttcgttgacggtgggctttagtctttcacacagtacgctcgatagaaccttgtatgcgatatttaggaggctgatcccacggtaattggcgcagattgtgggatctcactttttatgaattgggcagagcacactgagattccaatcgtcaggcatgctttcttccgaccatattctgcaaagaagctgatgcatgcaccttatcagttcttcgccgccgtatttgaatagttctgccggtaatctatcggcccccgctgctttgttgttcttcaagcgggtaattgctattcgaatttcttcatggtcgggtaatggaacatctgttccatcgtcatcgattgggggatcgggttcgccatctcctggtgttgtactctcactgccattcagcaggtcggagaagtgttccctccataatcccagtatgccctggacatcggttaccagattaccaccttggtctctacatggggatgctccggtcttgaaaccttcgttaagtcgcttaattttttcattaaattttcgagcattccctctgtctgccagcttctcaagctcttcgtactcacgcatttcggcctctttctttttttgtctgcagatgcgtctcacttccctcttcagctctcggtatctatcccatcccgcacgtgttgtggtcgtttgcaacgttgcgaggtaggcagtctgttttctctccgctgcgagacggcactcctcatcgtacgaGCTTgatttttgtcgttgccgaaaaccaattgtttcggctgcagcggtacgcagtgagtttgagatgccgttccacagttcccttatacagagatgctgatgagtgctctcagagagcaggagtgcaagtcgagtagagtatttcgtggctgtctgttgcgattgcagcttttcgacgtcgaaccttccttgtgtttgttgacgggcattctttgctgcacagaggcgggtgcgtatcttcgttgcgaccagataatggtccgagtctatatttggtcctcggagcgtacgcacgtctaaaacacaggagacatgtcttccgtctatcacaacgtgatcgatttggttccgcgtgtttcgatcaggagacagccaagtaacttgatgtattttcttatgctggaatctggtactacagacgaccatatttcgggccccagagaagtcgatcagcctcaggccgtttggcgatgtttcgtcatggaggctgaattttccgactgttgtgtcaaagacaccttctttacccaccctggcgttaaaatcgccaagcacgactttgacatcgtggcgggggcagcgctcataggtgcgctctaggcgctcatagaaagcatctttggtcacatcgtccttctcttccgttggggcgtgggcgtaaatcagcgatatgttgaagaacctcgccttgatgcggattgtggcaagacgttcatccaccggggtgaatgccaggactctgcgacggagtctctctcccaccacaaatccaacaccaaatttgcgctcctttatatggccgctgtagtagatgtcacaaggacccaccttcttccgtccttgtcccgtccatcgcacttcttggatggcggtgatgtcagccttgagtcgtatgaggacatcaaccagctgggcagaggcaccttcccaattaagggtccggacattccagatgcatgctcttatatcattatccttaaaacgtttgcaggggtcgtcatcaaagggggggtgtctcatccgaggctttcgtagatttttcattggggggtgtttttatgtggtgggtcccaaaccctacgcacaaccgcataagcgggcttcgccttctcactttagctcgccttccaACGGATGgatggctacccagaggatacttggtctaaaaccggaagtcgtgagctgcttgaaccatgtggaggagaatcgtttctggccactcccaagtgaatgacaatcaaaaactttcctcacttgcgtgaacttctacacatggtcCCATCCTCCTATTTAGAAGCAGATAGTCAATAAGTAAAAAGGACTAAGTTCCAGTGAACTGAGCATACCAAAAGagtaagccataaaaaaagatTAGGCACAGTCGCGCATTTCAATacatttaatgtacatatgtatgtatatcacaaTTTACTCAAGCTATATCAACTAAAGGTTCAAAGCTTTTTCCTAACACCTCAGGATATAATGTAAACGTCGAGGTCCTGCTGATCTATTTGAGGGTCATCGGACATTCTTTATATTCtaaatttcaaagcaaataatttcacttaccAATTTAGGGGGAAGGTGGGAGGGGGAGTTTTCTGTCGTAAACTCTTTATTAACTCCAACACGTCGGAGAGCTGTACttcgagtgagctcgccaaacgctggacCTTCCGGCCCGTGATGGACCGAAAACGGTCCTTCCACTGCTGTCGCTTAGGAAGGctcattggcaacggcgaataccgcagacgatggaacgatgagctgtatgtgttattcgacgacataaacatagtccagcgaataaaaagacagcggctacgctggctaggtcatgttgttggaatggatgaaagtgctccagctctgaaagtattcgatgcagtacccgctggtggaagccgaggaagagggagacctccactctgatgaaaagaccaggtggagagggacctggcttcgcttggcataaccaattggcgccaaattgccagaaggagggatacgtggcgcgctgttgtggactcggctataaccgcgtaagcggtgtctacgccagtcaaaaagaagaagaagaatgtttAATCGTCCCCCGTCGCCTTGTTGTtcctcaagcgggtaattgctattcgaatttcttcatggtcgggcaaaGGAACATCTGTTCCTCCTGGCTGTAGAAGTGTTGCCTCCACAACCTCTGTATACTCTGgccatcaaccactagatcacctctgggggtccttcAGAAGTGTGCTCCggccttgaaaccttctgttagtcgccggatcttttcatagaattttcgagcattacccctatcggtcagcttgtcaagctcttcaaaCTCACACACATCTCTTTCTTTATTATCTGCATATGCTTCTCACTTCCCTCTTTGGCTCCCTGTATCTTTCCTATCctgctcgtgttgcggtcgatcgcaacattgcgaggtaaactgtttgttttctctccactgcgatacgacaatcctcatcataccagctgttttttttttacttttccgaaagccaatagttgcagctgtacgtaaggagcttgatatgccgttccacagttcccttataccgagttgctgatgagtgctctcagagagcaggagtgcaagtcgaaaagaaaatcgttcggctgtcagtTG
This genomic interval carries:
- the LOC105219599 gene encoding cholesterol 7-desaturase nvd, translated to MDVYWNSFLLKCNFCVKTFHLLTPENMFSIITILFIVTIYWLFLVPCNWKKRHAPDISFNKRNNRSRLIGLKQLPPPYPNGWYCILESSLLKPESSRYVSCLGEHFAIFRNIDGEVSVLNAYCPHLGANMAIGGRINGDNIECPFHQWSFRGSDGSCANIPYSCGDRKGIKVRKWICREINDNIFIWYHSESEKILWELPLFTSIENKELVFQGSNEFYVDCHIQEIPENGADLAHFSAVHQTCLFSSGQNPDKSLFLKYVQHHWKAAWSILSSSKSHIATLHLTHHLQLFFKYQLIQVDIKARQIGPSFVHMDLNSSVFGHIEILQTVTPIEPLVQKVSHRFYASRALGPIIKILIFAESVMFERDMAIWNHKLFRSTPLLVKEDIGIKKFRMWFSQFYTENSKSFIDARKILDW